From Syntrophorhabdaceae bacterium, a single genomic window includes:
- a CDS encoding CapA family protein gives MKKQLTLLFGGDTSVGEDSAKYFEGVNEILDQADFRILHLEEPYVSEVTEFATANRTTDVLAPLIGKVDLLTMPANHFYDFGERGVKDSIDWCRHNGIACCGAGSNITEASKPAFIEKHGVKVGVLAYNAVGPKYSFADENKGGTAYVNFIRAYIPVSELDQKNTRLEQDVYLLKEPIRINEDCMAYNFADIESYDKMAAEVYAARQLCDILLVYFHKGYVHKPITVAPYERLISHICIDNGADAVLGTHSHILRGIEMYKGKAIYHGLNNFIMWAPQLSPLFKGRILDGEFSHNEEHIRKRVERFGFVPDPEYPTYPFHPDSIYCMTAKLVIEDKKVLSYRFIPMKVEKDGAPYVHGHTEVGQEILDYIEKITRGASLNARYKWDGDDVVIS, from the coding sequence ATGAAAAAACAGCTTACACTTCTATTTGGCGGCGATACCAGCGTTGGCGAAGACTCTGCCAAATATTTTGAAGGCGTAAATGAAATATTGGATCAGGCGGACTTCCGCATACTGCACCTTGAAGAACCTTATGTCAGTGAAGTTACGGAGTTTGCAACAGCTAACAGAACAACTGATGTCCTTGCCCCATTGATTGGCAAGGTAGATTTACTGACTATGCCGGCCAACCATTTCTACGATTTTGGTGAGCGTGGCGTTAAAGACTCCATTGATTGGTGCCGGCATAATGGTATCGCATGCTGCGGCGCCGGTTCCAACATTACGGAAGCAAGCAAACCCGCATTTATTGAAAAGCACGGAGTCAAGGTTGGCGTACTCGCTTATAACGCGGTTGGCCCCAAGTATTCTTTTGCAGACGAAAACAAGGGTGGCACCGCGTACGTGAATTTTATTCGCGCCTATATCCCAGTAAGCGAGCTTGATCAGAAAAATACGAGACTTGAACAGGATGTTTATCTGTTGAAAGAGCCAATCAGGATTAACGAGGACTGCATGGCTTATAACTTTGCTGACATTGAATCATATGACAAAATGGCTGCTGAAGTATACGCGGCAAGGCAGCTGTGTGACATCTTACTTGTGTATTTCCACAAGGGATACGTGCATAAACCCATCACCGTTGCTCCTTATGAGCGGCTGATTTCCCATATTTGCATCGACAATGGTGCAGATGCCGTTCTTGGTACCCATTCCCACATCCTGCGCGGAATTGAGATGTATAAGGGTAAGGCAATCTATCACGGTCTCAACAATTTTATCATGTGGGCCCCTCAGCTATCCCCGCTCTTTAAGGGCAGAATCTTAGATGGCGAGTTCAGCCACAACGAAGAGCACATAAGGAAGAGAGTAGAACGCTTCGGTTTCGTACCGGATCCCGAATATCCCACCTATCCCTTCCACCCGGATTCCATTTATTGCATGACGGCGAAGCTCGTGATTGAGGACAAAAAGGTTCTATCCTATCGTTTCATTCCCATGAAGGTCGAGAAGGATGGCGCTCCCTATGTCCATGGTCATACAGAGGTGGGCCAGGAAATCCTTGATTACATAGAAAAAATTACCCGTGGTGCCAGCCTCAATGCCCGCTATAAGTGGGACGGAGATGATGTCGTAATTTCGTAG
- a CDS encoding nitroreductase family protein: DIYVTTAEGLYLYDPKGNVLTRIMTEDIRALTGTQAYVKDAPVNLVYVSDYAKLSGTDVEKAFYSGAHTGFISENVYLFCAAEGLATVVRAMIDRARLAVAMKLRPDQRITLSQTVGYPKKT, translated from the coding sequence CGATATCTATGTAACGACCGCGGAGGGCCTTTATCTGTACGACCCAAAAGGGAACGTGCTCACACGGATCATGACCGAGGATATCCGGGCACTTACGGGCACCCAGGCGTACGTGAAGGACGCGCCTGTGAACCTTGTCTATGTTTCTGACTATGCAAAACTGAGCGGTACGGATGTTGAGAAAGCGTTCTACTCTGGCGCCCATACGGGCTTCATCAGTGAGAACGTCTACCTGTTCTGCGCGGCCGAGGGCCTCGCAACGGTAGTTCGTGCGATGATCGACAGGGCCCGCCTTGCAGTAGCGATGAAGTTAAGACCCGATCAGAGGATCACACTCTCACAAACGGTAGGGTACCCGAAAAAGACGTAA